GCTGGGTCATTTAACTGTATCTGCAGGTGTACGCGGCGAAAGCATGGACATGTACTATACAGATAAAAAAGATACTGACGATTGGCAAAAGAAAAAGACTACGATCTGGTTACCAGGCGTGAGTGGTTTTTATCAATTAAATGATGACTCTGGTTTATTGTTTGGTGTGCACCAAGGCTTTGTTCCAAGTAGTCCTAAACAAGCTGCAGATATCGAAGTTGAAAAGAGTGTTAACTATGAGTTTGGTGGTCGATTTAATGATGGAATAACGCAATTCGAAGCTGTTGCATTCTTCAATGACTACAGCAATTTAAAAGAAAGTTGTGGATTTTCAAATTGTGGTATCGATGAGGCAATAGACCAAGAATTCAATGGTGGTGAAGTTGATGTATACGGCCTAGAAACACAATTTTCTCAGCGCTATCCTCTGAACCTACAAATAGATATCCCTTATGGCTTTGTTTATACATACACTAAAGGTGAGTTTAAAACAAATTTCACATCAGACTTTGATCAATGGGGTAAAGTGACGTCTGGTGACAGCCTTCCATATGTTCCTGAGCATCAGTTTGCATTTAATATTGGTCTTGAGGCAAGCGAGTGGTACACCAATTTAAGCATTAAGAATGTTTCTTCAATGCAAGAAAGAGCTGGTGACCTTGTTGATGATAATGGCGACATTATTGCTGATGGTCTAAATGGTGCGAAAACTGATAGTGCTATTACGGTTGATATATCTGCGGGTTACGATTTTGATAAGTATGGACGTATCTATCTTAAGATTGATAACTTACTTGATGAAGAGAAAGTAGTGAGTCGCCGACCTTATGGTGCACGTCCTGGCAAACCAAGACAAGTTATATTCGGTTATAAATATCAGTTTTAACAGATTTTTATTTGTATTAATAAGGGCCACTTGTGGCCCTTTTTCGTATAATTTTTTAGCGTAATACAGAACGATATAAATACATAAGTTTTTATAAATTTTCATGTGTCATAATATATCGTGTCCATTAAAACAAAATTACATCTCTATATTTCAGTGTTAAGGGAGAATGTGTGTTAGAGCAAATTTGGCAAGACTTATCAGCATTGCCTTCCTATCTAATTGACGCTAACAAGCGCATATATATTCCGTATTTACTTAGTGCGGTTGTTATGGCGTTTTTTGTTTATGCACAAATTGAAAAGTCGAAAAGTGGTAAAGGTTTTTTGCGTTTTTTATTTCCTAGAGATGTTTGGTTGTGTAAAAGTGCGAAATTAGATTACACACTGTTAATAACTAATAAAGTAATTAAAGCTGCAACGTTTGCCCCGCTCGTATTAACAATGGTACCAGTTGCGATAGCTGTTACAGATTTTCTAGAATGGGTGCTCGGTAAACCGCTTATGTTGCAGTGGCCAGAAGCAAGTGTGATTGCTTTTTTTACACTCATACTATTTTTGCTTGATGATTTCACCCGATATTTATTGCATTTGTTACTTCATAAAGTGCCATTTTTATGGGAGTTCCATAAAGTTCACCACTCAGCGAAGGTGCTGACACCATTTACTATTTATCGAACCCATCCTGTTGAGAGCTATTTATATGCTTGTAGAATGGCTGTAACGCAGGGGATCGCTGTTGGTGTGGGCTTTCATCTATTTGGCACTTCGTTGAGCATGTTCGACATTCTAGGTGCAAATGCCTTTGTATTCTTGTTTAATATTTTTGGTGCTAATTTAAGACACTCCCACATTTGGTTTAGTTGGGGAGACAAATTAGAAGGGTGGTTTATTAGCCCAGCTCAACATCAGGTTCATCACAGCGATAATCCTAAGCACTTTGATACTAACTTAGGTTCAGCATTGGCTATTTGGGACAAGCTAGGTGGGACTTTAATAAAAGCATCTGAGGCTGGCAAAGTAAGTATTGGCGTTGGTAAATATGACGCTAAACATGATTCTGTTTATGCAATTTATTGGTTACCAATAAAGCTAGCTGTTCTCACTCTTATACCTAAGAAAGTTATTAAAAAAGAAGTTTTAAAAGAGAAAGAAACAAATAAGTAATACTCAGTAGGAAAGAAGATAGGCTGGCGACGGGCATTGCCAGCCTATAAGTCGGAGAGTAGGCTCCCCAATTAATTAATGAACGACTTTGCTTTGTTTATAAAAGCCAAGGTCATTAAGTGTTTCAATTATTTTCGGGTCATCTAATCTAGATGGGGCTGATTCTTTTCTCAAAAAATGATCAGCAGGAACACTGTGCATATCTAACATTTTATTAAATAGTACAGTGCGAATTGTCAGCGCTGTCATTCCGTTGTCCTGCAGCTCGTCAAGTCGGCTTTGCAGATCCATAAAAGGACTTGCTTTAACGTCATCCACCACGGCCGAAAAATTTAATTCTGCCTTACTTTTACGCATCAATGCCTCTCGCTTGCCAAAAATTCCAAAAAATAAGAGCTTAATGTCTGTCTGATTTATACAAAAATTGTGTTTAAAATAGAGACTTAGCTCATAAGACCGTTCCAGTTTACTCTTTTTTTGAGCATGATTTCTACGGCACTTGTAAAGCTTTGTAAATCGGCTTGCATTTTAAAGAATTAGTATAGTTAGACGTCTAGATGTAAGTTGTTGAGAGGTAAATAGAAATAGTTATCAGTACCCAGTACGATACTGATAACTATTATTCATATTAATTAAATATTTTTTGACTAACATGTTCAGCGAAGCCACTACCAGCTTCTAAGTAGAAGTTATAGGTAAATTCTACCCCCATTTCTTCAAGCTCACGCTGTTGGTCTGGATAGTATGCAATTGCACTTACACGACCGCTGAAACCCGATGCTCTCAATTGTTCTAAAGCAAAAATGTTTTGCATATGTTTAGGCATGGCTAACATAACCATGTCAACGTCAGAGTGATTCATGCGCTGCCAGAAATCCGGATCTGTCGCATCAGCGAGTAAAACACGACGGTTGCGCTTCACATGCTTTTCAACGACTTCCGGTTTGATATCAATACCAGCTACCTTACCAGGGTGCGACGCTTCTATGGTTTCATAAGCACCCGTACCAATTCTGCCCATACCGAAGATTACAATTTTAGTGTCGGTTAAATTAACCGGTAGCTCTTCTTCTAATCGCTTGTCGCTTTCAAATCTCAATAACCAAGGCTCGAGTTTCACGTATAACTCATTTGCGCGTTTATTAAGGGGAGAGGCAATGACAAAGGTAATAGAAACTGCTATCGCTACAACAGCTAACCAATCGCTAGTTATTAACCCTGTAGAAGCTGCTACGGCACAAACGATTAAACCAAACTCGCTATAATTTGAAAGTGTGAATGCACTCAGCAAAGAGGTGCGTGCTCTTAGCTTAAATAGGTTCGTTAATACGTAATACATAATTACTTTAATTGGTAAAACTAAAATTAGCATAACCGCAACTAACAGTGCATTAGGTGTAATATTTGCGTTTAGGCCAATATTTAAGAAAAAGCCGACAAGTAAAATGTCTTTCACATTGAGTAATGATTTAGATAACTCACTGGCTTTTTTATGTGGGGCAAACATCATACCTATGATAAGAGCACCTAAATCGCCTTTTAACCCTGCAAATTCGAAAGCATGGTAGCCAATTACCAAGGCGAAGAAAAAACCGAAGAGAGGTAACAGTTCACCGTGTTTAGAGCGATTTAGCACCCAGAACATGACGGGTCTGAATAAAGGCAGTGCGACTAAAAGTCCAAGCGCCCAGATATTTGGCATTTTCCCCGTGCTGACAGCCAAAAAGATAACCGCGAAAATATCTTGCATAACCAAGATGCCAATGGCTATTTTACCATGTAAGGCAGACATTTCACCGCGCTCTTCTAGTACCTTTACCGCAAATACGGTACTTGAGAAGCTAAATGCAAAACCCACAAGCAAAGCACTTGAGGTATCTAAAGTGCTGAATAGGGGCAGTGAAGCCGCACCTAATAACAATAACAGGCTGGCAAAAAATGCAGTGCTTAAAACAATGTGCAGTGTTGCTGGACCCCAGACCTGAGGCTTAACTAAATTACCAACTTTTAGTTTTAGGCCAATGCTAAACAAAAGAATTGTGACACCGAGATCAGCTAACTGTGTGAGTAAATCAGTTGTCTGATGACCCATAAGGTTCAAGACAAACCCAGCCATTAAAAAACCAATTAATGGTGGTAACTTGAGTTGGTAAATAGAAAATCCGCAAGCGAATGCGACAGCAAAAAACAACAGTTCCATATTCAATATATTTAAGCGAAATTGATTAGTCATATTAGCAAAACTGACTGATTTATAAATCAAAACTTTAGGCTAATACTGCGTAAAATCTGACTAACTTGTTATCAGTGATAGATATTTGCATTAAAAACAAAAATTTTCGCTGACAAGATTTAATAAATGTGGTTAAGATGCAGTTAGAAGGAATAATCTCTACAGGAGAGGCGATGTTTAAAAAAATCCTTGCATCTGTGGGTATCGGGGCTGCGAAGGTCGATACTATTTTAGAAACTGAGCACTTATATCCAGGTCAAAAGTTTCAAGCACAAATTATTGTTGAAGGCGGAGATGTTGAACAACAGGTATCCGGCTTAGAATTAGCACTGATGACTCGAGTCAAAGTTGAGTCAGATGATGGCGAATATTTTACCAATCATGTTTTAGATAAGTGGCGTATTTCAGAGCAATTTGTAATTTCGCCTGGGGAAAAGAAAGTAATCCCGTTTGAAGCTAGGCTGCATTCAGAAACTCCGATCACTGAGCTAAACGCTGGCTATAATCATTCGTTTGTTTGGGTTGAAACCGGTCTGGATATTGATTTGGCCATTGATCCTAATGACAAAGACACTTTGCATATTTACCCGAACGAAGCTGTCAAAGCTTGTATGCAGGCCATGGACAAACTCGGTTTCAGCTTAGTAAAAGCGGATGTTGAAAAAGGGTATCTGAGAGCCTCTAGCTTTCAATCAACATCAGGTTGCTATCAAGAGCTAGAATATAGGCCAAATAGCCGTTCTTTATTTGGTATTCAAGAGATTGAGTTATCATTTGTGCCTGAAGCACACAAAACTCACGTATTAATAGAACTTGATCGTGCATTTAGAGGCGATGGGTATGTTGATCTAACGATTGAGCATGACCATGTGAATGTATCTCAATTATGTGATCAGTTAGAAAGACTATTTAACTAAATTCGTACCTATTATTTTATTAAAAGCCTAGCTAGCATGGTTTAGCTAGGTTTTTTTATCGGTGAAAAACATGAATTGGTATACAAAGAAATTTTCGGAGTTAGATACTCTGACATTTTATAAGCTTGCTAAAGCTAGAGTGGATATTTTTGTTGTTGAGCAAGCGTGCGCTTACCCTGAATTAGATGACGTTGATATTTTGGAAGAGACGCAACATATTTACTGTTTAGATAATGATGGTGAGGTCGTCGCATATTCACGTTGCTATCTAAAAGCGTCGAAGGTTACTGCGATTGGTAGAGTAATTATTACTGAACAAAACAGAGGGAAAGGTCTCGCATCAGTATTGATGAAGGAGTCATTGAATGTATGTGCTAAATTATGGCCTGAATGCAAAGTACAACTGAGTGCACAGACACATCTTGCACCTTTTTATCAAAGGTTAGGCTTTAAACCGATCTCTGACAGTTATCTTGAAGACGGGATACCACATACAGATATGGAATTAGCACAATAAAAAAGCGAGTTTATTACTCGCTTTTTTAGATTTCTAGCTCTGATTAGAACGAATGTATAAACACCATTGCAATAGCTAATGGGCATACAAACTTGATGTACCAAGGCCAGACTTTCCAAAACAGTGTACTTTCTGCTTCAGCATGACCATTTTTAATCTCAGCGAGTAGTTTATTTCTATGCCAGATCCAACCAACAAAAATACAACAAAGCATGCCAATTAACGGTTGAGAGAATTGCGTTGTCAGGCTTATCACAAAACCGAATAAAGCTGAGAAGTTAAAAATAATGGTGAAACTGACAAGAGAAATGATCCCGCCGATTATCCATGTAGCTTGAACACGGCCCAATGCAAATTTTTCAACAGCATAAGAGACGGGCGCTTCAAGCATTGAAATAGACGACGTCAGAGCTGCAATACTCATAAGAGCAAAGAAAGCAAAGCCAACAAAATAGCCAATATCTCCCATGCTAGTAAAAAGAGCAGGCAATACTTGGAACACTAAAGTGTCTTCAGATAGCAGTGCGCCAGATTCGGAGAAAATAGCCACACCTTGCGCTTGTGCTACATACATAGCAGGAATAATTAAAAGACCTGCTACAAATGCAATCAGTACGTCAATAAGCGTGACATAGGCACCCAATGAAACTAAGTTTTCTTTTTTGCTTATGTAAGAGCCATAAATAATCATCACACTTGTACCCAAAGACAGTGAGAAAAACGCTTGACCAAGTGCGCTAACCAAAAGTTGCGGATCTAATAAAGAATTAAAATCTGGCACTAAATAGGCCTTTAAGCCCTCCATTGCGCCTTCTTGAGTCATTACATAGATTATAAGCAGTGCTAAAATACTCAGCAGAGCTGGCATTAGGCGCTTTGACCACTTCTCAATGCCGTTTTCAACGCCTTTACTAATGATGGCAATTGTCAAGATAATGAATAAGCTAGTAAATATAAGGTCGCGTGGAAGTGACTGAGTGTTAAGCCATGTCGATGTACTTACAAGGCCAGTTACTGCAGCAATTGGCTCAACCGTAGCGCTAAACATCCAGCCGGCAACAATAGCATAAAAACTAAGGATCAAACCTGCACAAATAATACCGCCAAAACCAACGGTAAATGCAAATTTTTTCTGTAATGGTGAGTTAGCTAATTTTTGTAAAGAAGACACGGCGTTCGCTTGGCCATGACGACCAATGACTAATTCGGCCATTAAAGCCGGGTAAGCTAAACAAAAAGCTAAAATAAGATAAACTAGGACGAATGCAGCTCCACCGTTAGAGGCGGTTTGAGTTGGGAAGCCCCAAATGTTACCAAGTCCAACAGCCGATCCTGCGGCAGCCATAATAAAGCCAAAGCGAGAACTGAACTCGCCTCTAATACTACTCATATGTTGTTATTCTTTTATATTCTAAGGGATGGCTGTCAATCTACTGCAAATGATGAAAAATAAAAAGACCTTGTCTGAAATCAATACATCATAAATGATGATCAGTTCGGTCTTTTTGGTAGTTGTATCGTAAATTTAGCGCCACCTAAGCTTTCAGACTGAGATACAGAGACTTTGCCATGATGCCAATCTACCACTTTATTGACAATCGCAAGTCCAAGTCCATAGCTTTTTCCTGCACGATTTCGGTGATTTTCTTCTTGAAAGAAAGGACTAAATACTTTGTGCCAGTTCTCTGGCGCTATACCCGGGCCATCGTCTTCTATTTCTATGTAAATATATTGTGAGTCATAGTAACTAGAAATTTGTATATGCTTGGTAGCAAAATCACAAGCATTACTGAGTAAGTTAGTAATAGCACGGGCTAGCCAATGTAAGTCTGCAGTTATTTCGAATTTGGTATTCAGTTCTGTCAGTAACGACAGTTCAGCTTTTTGAAGTTTAGGCTGAATTTGTAAGCTGACATCATGTAAGTAATGAGAGGCTTGTGTTGTTTCAAAATTTAATAAATGAGACTTTTGCTCTAATGTTGCAAAGGATAAATAAGACTTCAGCATATCCTCCATTTGATCTAAGTCTTTTTCCATTCTAAGTAGAATTTCATTCACCTTTTTATTGTCAGGCTCATCTATGGCTGCATCCAAAGCGAAACGCATACAGGCAACAGGCGTTCGAATGTCATGAGATAAACTTGAAGCCATAAGTTTGTTTTCTGCCATCAGCTTTTCGATTTTGCTCGCCATGCCATTAAATGTAAGTTCAACGTCTTTAATGTAAGTAAAATGGTTTGGGTTAATACGAGCAGAAAAATCACCGGCAGCAAACTGTTTCGCTTTACTTGTTAAGACGTTCAGCCGTTTAGCGAGCGGTGACAATATGAACCACATAAAAGTACATACACCAGAATAAAATAACAAGGTCAGTAGCGCATCACTGTTTTGCTCTTGTTCTGGTTTTGAAAGACGCAACTCGACATAATCTGGCATAAGATTTTCGGATGATTTAAGTAGATAAAAGCCAATCTCGTCTTCAAGAAGCAGACCTTGAGGGGTAAACATTTCGTTTTTTAGCTCAGAGGGAAGGGCAAGACTTTGACCATCTTTATAACTTACGTTTAGTGAAAACTCTTGACTGATTGTGTTGGCGAATGAAGCACGTTGCTTCGCCGGCTGTCTTTCCAGTTGTTTGATGAACCCACCTGTTATATTTCTTTGCCAATGAAAGTTATCATCTGGAGAGAAGGCTTGTTGATTAAACGTATCAATTAGCCAGCCTAAAACGACGATAGATAAAAGCGCACTGGTAAGTAAATAAAGGTAGAGTTTTTTCAAATTGGTAACGCCAAACTATAAGAAGGACAAAACCAACATTCCTGAGAATGTTGGTCTCAATTTCAAAGGTTAGATCACCAAGCAGTTGGTACCATTAAATAACCTTTTCCCCAGACTGTCTTGAATTTTTCTGGATGCTGAGGGTCATCATTAAACTTCTTTCTAAGTGCGGATATAAGGACATCAACGCTTCTGTCTAAACCATCGTATTCTCGGCCTTTGGTTGCTTTAAATACCGCATCTCGAGAGACTACCTCACCCGCATTACTTGCTAAAAAGTGCAGTAATAAATATTCAGCACTCGAAATCGCAACTTCAGACCCGTCAACGGTTACTTTTCTGGCTAAAGTATCAATGTGTAATGCACCGACTTGAATGTTGTCATCATCGACCTCTGCTGTGGAAGATGATTGTTCAGCAGCTCTGAGTAGAGATTTGATCCTTGCAAGCAGCGCACGAGGTCTAACAGGTTTGATAACATAATCACTGGCTCCAACCTCCAAGCCGATAACTTCGTCCATTTCCTCGTCTTTGGCTGTCATCATTACGATCGGCTTACTGTAAAACTGGCGCAGATCTCGACAAACACTAATACCATCTTGACCTGGAAGCATAATATCAAGCAGCACAATGTCAGGAGACACATCTTTAACCATGGCCACAGCTTTGTCGCCTCTGTGACATATATGTGTAGTATAACCTTGGTTATCTAGGTATTCGGCTACCCATTGAGCCAAAGACTCATCATCTTCAACAAGTAAAATAGTGGCGTAGTTTTCCATGTTTCCCTCACTAAAACCAATCACTTAAAAATGCACTATACATTTACAGTGAAGGTATTCAGGCAATTTTATTTTGATTTATTATAAGAATTATAAGCAACAAAACTGCTTGAATACTGTAAAAAAATGTTTAACGCACTTTTAGCTTCGCCATTAGCTCAGCGATAAGATGTGCTTCAATATTATTTGTCACAGCAGCAACCTCCTGATTATTGCATAAACCAGATACTTTTGTTAAAGGCGAAGTTTGATAAACGACTTGGTACTTGGGTATTGAGACTTTTTGATCAAATCGTTGTTTACGAGCGGTTTCTGTATTATGTAAATTGATAAAATCTACAACGGCTTGTTCATTTGTAATCACCTGCTGCTGTGTAAACTTATACACAACGGGTTCATCTATAAAAGTTTGGCTGTTTATATTTGCCTGCGCAATCCAAACAACATCCGCGCTTTTTTTGTGATTTAAGCGAAAGCTGACTTTAACTTCATAGTTGCTACATTGTTTGGATTGATTATTTTTTATTACATCAGCGCTTTTTGATTTTATCTTTTTGTTCGACTCCAGCTGCAAATCAATATCATTAGTTCTTTCTACTGAAAGTTGCTGCACGTTAAGAATATAATCAGCGTCGTTATTATTGGCTATGACTAAACCTAATTCAGAAAGCTGGTCGATTACAACTTGATATTGTGATTCCGTTAGTTGAAGAGACTTAGGGTCAACCCAGACACGGTTATTTTTGTAAATTGGGTGAGCAGGTAGTTGCACTGATTTTATTCTCACCGGATTCTTTTTGGTCTTATAAGTCAAAAAAACGACTTCTTTTTTTAATAAAGGCTTTTTAGGTAGTTTGAGTTCTGGCGCCAACTGAGGGGTAAAGCTACATGCAGAACTAAGTAATAAACCAATTCCAAGTATCGACAACTTACGCATTAAATTTCCTCAGATTAATAATTTATGCCCAAACACAAGACAACAAACGACAAAATGTTAGAATGCCGTTATGAAAACAGGAGCAATTTTTATGAAGACCCTGATTTACGCAGTTATGGGGCTCTTCACCGTTGAATGTTTGGCATCAAATAAAAACGAAAATACTGAACAACAACAGTGGCAGCAATTTGTAAATCGCTATTCTAAGCAAGTCGAAACAAAACTAAAAGAAAAATCCATACCAGGTGCGGCATTAAGTATCGTTCAAGGAGAAGATAGTTATTTTCAAAAGGGCTTTGGACGCACTAAAGTCAAGCAAGGTCGAAAAGTTGATGCGCATACGCGATTTCGCTTGGCATCAGTATCAAAAACATTCGCGGGTTCATTAACCGCTAAATTAGCAGCTGAAGGAAAAATTGATTTAGACCGAGCAATCAGTCATTACTTGCCGCAAGCACGCGATTCAAGATTTGAAAATCTTAAGGTTTACAATTTATTGAGCCATTCTAGCGGTATCGTGCCTAATGCTTATGATAACTTGGTTGAATCTAGAATGAGTTACATAGATATTACAGATAAGCTTTTTGATATTCAGCCTATTTGTAAACCTAGTATATGTTACGGCTATCAAAATGTGATGTTCAGTTTGATTGATAGGGTGATAAAAGCCAAAACAGGCCTAGATTACAAAACCTGGGTTGAAGAGTTTTTATTTGCGCCTCTTGGAATGCGAGATGGTGGTGTAGGGTTAGAAAACTTAACTAAAGACAAAAATTTCGCAGCACCTCATGTTCTGGGTAGAAAGCGATGGCATACAGCTAGATTAAAAAGCAATTATTACAAAGTGCTCCCTGCTGCTGGTGTGAATGCAAGTGCTGCAGATATGGTGTTTTGGCTAAAAGCCCAATTAGGGCACTTTCCGAAAGTATTGTCATTAGATGCATTGACCGTTCAATCAAGGCCTTATGTGCAAACAAAGAGAGAGCTTAAAAGACGAATTTGGCGAAAGCATGTTAAAGAAGCGCACTATGGATTAGGTTGGCGAATATACGACTTTGAAGGCACATTATTGTTTTATCATAGTGGATGGGTTCAGGGTTATCGAACAGATATTGTGGTCATTCCATCAATGAACATAGGCTATAGTATGTTGCTTAACGCTGAGAGTGGCTTAATCAACGAATTAACAGTTGAATTTATTAAAAAGGCGATTGAGTGGAAGGAAACGTCAACAGCAGATGCTGTTGACGAGTAAGCTTAGCGAGGAAGTTGAATTTTCTTATCTTCGCTTTGGCGATATAACACGATAACGTGACCAATCACTTGTACTTTATGCGCTTTTGTTTCTCTTACAATTGCGTCAAAAATGAGTTGCTTAGTTTCTCTGTCATTCGTAGGTACCTTCACTTTGATTAATTCGTGAATGTCTAAAGAATGATCAATTTCTAACATTACGCCTTCAGTTAGCCCATTTGCACCTAGTAAAACTACTGGTTTTAGTGGGTGAGCTAGACCTTTTAGGTACTGTTTCTGTTTATTTGATAATGTCATATTGGTAATATTTACTAATCTTAGGCTTGAATTATCGCTATTCTACCGCCATCTAGAGAATATTACTAATGAGTTGCAGTTAATATGGCAAATAAAAAGCACTCAGCGAGCTCAAAACGCTGGTTAAAAGAACATGTTGATGATCCTTATGTTCATGAAGCACAAAAACGAGGTTTCCGTTCACGTGCAATTTTCAAATTAGAAGAAATACAACAGAAAGATAAACTTCTTAGACCTGGTATGACTGTAGTGGATCTGGGTGCAGCACCAGGAAGTTGGTCGCAATATCTAGCTGAAGAAGTGAGTGATAAAGGGCAGGTTATTGCTTGTGACATTTTACCCATGGATTCATTGGCTGGCGTAGACTTTTTACAAGGCGACTTCAGAGAAGAATCGGTACTTGATGCATTATTAGGTCGTATTAATGGCAAAAATGTTGACGTGGTATTTTCAGATATGGCGCCGAATATGAGTGGCAACATGAGTACAGACCAAGCTGGTAGTATGTATTTAGTTGAGCTAGCGTTAGATATGTGCCATCAGGTGCTAAAACCGAATGGCGCATTTGCAGTAAAAGTTTTCCAAGGTGAAGGTTTTGATCAATTTGTACAAGAAGTACGTAATTGTTTTAAAGTGGTCAAAATTCGTAAACCTAAAGCATCGCGTCCACGATCTAGAGAAGTATATATAGTGGCGACAGGTTACAAACTGTAGTACAGTTGAAGTGCATTATAGTTGAATTTAAATAATTTTTAGATACAAGAGGTTAACTCCTTGAGCGACATGGCAAAGAACTTAATACTCTGGTTGGTTATCGCAGTTGTGCTGATGACAGTGTTCCAGAGCTTCAATGGAAACGATCAAATTGATCGTCAAACGAGTTACACGCAGTTTGTAAAAGAAGTGCGTAGTGGTGCAGTACGTGATGTAAACATCGACAGAAGTACAGGCACTATCTCAGGTGTTAAAGGAAACGGTGAACGCTTCCAGACGATCATGCCTATGTATGATGAGGATTTAATTAACGATTTGCTTAAAAATGATGTAAACGTCAAGGGCGTTGCACCTGAAGAGCAGTCATTCCTAGCAAACATCTTTATCTCATGGTTCCCAATGTTATTGCTTATTGGTGTATGGATTTTCTTCATGCGTCAAATGCAAGGCGGTGGCGGCAAAGGCGCTATGTCATTTGGTAAGAGTAAAGCGCGTTTAATGGGCGAAGATCAAGTTAAGACAACATTTGCTGATGTTGCTGGCTGTGACGAAGCAAAAGAAGATGTTACAGAACTTGTAGACTTCTTACGTGACCCTTCTAAATTCCAAAAATTAGGTGGTAGCATTCCTAAGGGCGTACTAATGGTAGGTCCTCCAGGTACAGGTAAAACACTACTTGCTAAAGCAGTTGCTGGTGAAGCTAAAGTGCCTTTCTTTACAATTTCAGGTTCTGATTTTGTAGAAATGTTCGTAGGTGTAGGTGCATCACGTGTTCGTGATATGTTCGAACAAGCAAAGAAAGCAGCTCCTTGTATCATCTTCATCGATGAAATCGATGCTGTTGGTCGTAAGCGTGGTGCTGGCATGGGCGGTGGTCACGATGAGCGTGAACAAACACTAAACCAAATGCTTGTAGAAATGGACGGTTTTGAGGGTAATGAAGGCATTATCGTGATTGCTGCTACTAACCGCCCAGACGTACTTGACCCTGCACTACTTCGTCCTGGCCGTTTTGACCGTCAAGTTGTGGTTGGTTTACCAGA
The Pseudoalteromonas phenolica genome window above contains:
- a CDS encoding response regulator, whose product is MENYATILLVEDDESLAQWVAEYLDNQGYTTHICHRGDKAVAMVKDVSPDIVLLDIMLPGQDGISVCRDLRQFYSKPIVMMTAKDEEMDEVIGLEVGASDYVIKPVRPRALLARIKSLLRAAEQSSSTAEVDDDNIQVGALHIDTLARKVTVDGSEVAISSAEYLLLHFLASNAGEVVSRDAVFKATKGREYDGLDRSVDVLISALRKKFNDDPQHPEKFKTVWGKGYLMVPTAW
- a CDS encoding serine hydrolase domain-containing protein — its product is MKTLIYAVMGLFTVECLASNKNENTEQQQWQQFVNRYSKQVETKLKEKSIPGAALSIVQGEDSYFQKGFGRTKVKQGRKVDAHTRFRLASVSKTFAGSLTAKLAAEGKIDLDRAISHYLPQARDSRFENLKVYNLLSHSSGIVPNAYDNLVESRMSYIDITDKLFDIQPICKPSICYGYQNVMFSLIDRVIKAKTGLDYKTWVEEFLFAPLGMRDGGVGLENLTKDKNFAAPHVLGRKRWHTARLKSNYYKVLPAAGVNASAADMVFWLKAQLGHFPKVLSLDALTVQSRPYVQTKRELKRRIWRKHVKEAHYGLGWRIYDFEGTLLFYHSGWVQGYRTDIVVIPSMNIGYSMLLNAESGLINELTVEFIKKAIEWKETSTADAVDE
- the yhbY gene encoding ribosome assembly RNA-binding protein YhbY, yielding MTLSNKQKQYLKGLAHPLKPVVLLGANGLTEGVMLEIDHSLDIHELIKVKVPTNDRETKQLIFDAIVRETKAHKVQVIGHVIVLYRQSEDKKIQLPR
- the rlmE gene encoding 23S rRNA (uridine(2552)-2'-O)-methyltransferase RlmE, which gives rise to MANKKHSASSKRWLKEHVDDPYVHEAQKRGFRSRAIFKLEEIQQKDKLLRPGMTVVDLGAAPGSWSQYLAEEVSDKGQVIACDILPMDSLAGVDFLQGDFREESVLDALLGRINGKNVDVVFSDMAPNMSGNMSTDQAGSMYLVELALDMCHQVLKPNGAFAVKVFQGEGFDQFVQEVRNCFKVVKIRKPKASRPRSREVYIVATGYKL
- the ftsH gene encoding ATP-dependent zinc metalloprotease FtsH is translated as MAKNLILWLVIAVVLMTVFQSFNGNDQIDRQTSYTQFVKEVRSGAVRDVNIDRSTGTISGVKGNGERFQTIMPMYDEDLINDLLKNDVNVKGVAPEEQSFLANIFISWFPMLLLIGVWIFFMRQMQGGGGKGAMSFGKSKARLMGEDQVKTTFADVAGCDEAKEDVTELVDFLRDPSKFQKLGGSIPKGVLMVGPPGTGKTLLAKAVAGEAKVPFFTISGSDFVEMFVGVGASRVRDMFEQAKKAAPCIIFIDEIDAVGRKRGAGMGGGHDEREQTLNQMLVEMDGFEGNEGIIVIAATNRPDVLDPALLRPGRFDRQVVVGLPDIRGREQILNVHMRKVPLDENVQASVIARGTPGFSGADLANLVNEAALFAARGNKRKVSMAEFDAAKDKIMMGAERKSMVMSEHEKEMTAYHEAGHAIVGRLVPEHDPVYKVSIIPRGRALGVTMYLPEQDRVSHSKEHLESMLSSLYGGRIAEALIYGDDKVTTGASNDIERATDIAKKMVTQWGLSSKLGPQMYLEEQGEMYMGGGSHRMSGMSDETAKLIDSEIKDFVTRNYDRAEQILKDNMDILHSMKDALMKYETIDAGQIDDLMERKEVRPPRDAHDQKPEPKAKVDSKPEAKPEPESTESEPASRPTNELDDSKE